The Alkalibacter rhizosphaerae genomic sequence CTTGTCCGGCATTCGCAGTCACCTTGAAAAGGCGTACCCTGATTTTAGTGTGAGTGCCCTATATTTTGGTTATATGGACATGTCCTACTTCGCGTTTACGCCGCCAGCGTTGAAAGATAAAAATCTGAAGATCGCCATCGTCTATCTACATGAGCAGGGACGATTTGACATTTGGTTGAGCGGTGGCAATCGGAAGATTCAGAAAGAATGGGTGAAACGGCTAAAGAACAAGGATTTGGGAGAGTATGCATTGTCCCGGGTCGAACCCGGCATCGATTCCATTGTTGAAGGGATCCTTGTTTCAGCGCCTGATTTTGATGATTTGACAGCGTTGGCAAGGCAGATCGAGGATGGTGCGTTGGTTTTCGTGGAAAAGATGAAAACACTGACGGACGAATAGAAAAGCCCTGGGAAAAATCCCAGGGTCTTTTTTATTCAGACAGCGTGATCTCTTGAAGGATCGCTTTCTTTTCTTTTTTGCTCAAGAGGAATCGGTCAAATAGGTAAAGGATGGATGGCAGTACCAAAAAGGTACTCACCAAAGCAAGTGAAATGTTGATGACGGTCATCATTCCGAAATCTTTCAATATAACAAACTCGGAGAACATCAACACGGAGAAGCCGCCTATGGTGGTCAGACCGGATGCCAATACTGCTTTTCCGATCATTCGAATGGAAGTGATCATGGCTTCCATTTTGTCTTCTCCTTTTCTTCTTTCCTCCAAATATCGCTCCATGACCATGACCGTCATTTCCGTACCCATTCCAAGGATCAAAGCACCCAAGGTCGCGGTGATGGGGGTGTAATTCAAACCCAGTATGGTCATGGCTCCGGAACTCATCCCAATGATCATCACCACGGGCAAGAGCGGGATGAGAGCTTTAAAGAGGTTTCTGTAAATGATCAGTAATGCGACAAATACCAGACCCAAGCCGATCAGCGTCATCTCCACCCGACCGGAAGTCAGTCCTTTTACCATTTCCACATCCAAGACGCTTTTACCGGTGATGCTCACGTCCACTGGCGCATCGGAGATGTCATTTTTTAAATCAGCGATGAAGGTTTGAAGTTTTTCTGTAGGCAGATAGGCGATCTCCACGATCATGATCGCTTCGTTCCGGTCTTCGTTGACAAACATTTTGCGTTGCTCTTTCGGAAGGTCCAGTATCTTTTCCTCCAGGGAGCGAGAGTCGTCATCCTCCTCCAAGGTCATATTTCCAACGGGGGTCAGGATGGAATTGACATCGACCACCACATCCGGATACTCGTTTTGCAGTTTTTCACCAGTTCCCGCCATCCATGCCAGGGAGTCTTCTGCAAGAATGTCATCATCTTTCAGGTAAAGAATGACTTGTTCCGTGGATCCGACGGTATCCCGGATGTAGCGAATGTCCTCCAGTGCTTCCATGTCCTGGGGCATGAAATTTTCTATATTGCTTTCCACGCCGATTTTGCTGTCAAAAGAAAATCCGATGGAAGCAACTACAATGGCTAGGACAAAGATGATCACGGAAAACTTGATGACAACTCGTGTAGAAAAAGCAAACAAGCGGTCCAATAATGGGGTTTTTGCATGTACATCTTTTTTGGGCTTCATTTCCGTGACATCTGCAAAGTCATCCCTCAATTTCAAGATACTCATGAGAATGAAAATACTTCCTATGAAACTGACTACCACACCGATGGTCAGCATCTTGCCAAAATCCTGGATCATGGGAACTGGAGATGCATACAGGGAAATAAATCCCAGGAAGGTAGCAAGGACTGCTACGGCAACGGCTTTTCCAATGTGGGTGATGGTCGTTTTGACGGATTTGTCTTCTTCGTACCGATTATGGAACTGGATGGAATAATCGATGCCCAACCCGATAAGGATGGGGAATACGGCCATGGAAACCATGGTGATGGGAACATTGATCCAGCCCATCAGCCCCAGAGTGGCAATAACGGAGATCATGATGATCCCAAGACTCAGGATCCGCCACTTGACCTTAAAGATCAAGGTCAGGATCACCAGCATGATCGCTACAGCAGCCATGACCATCATTTGCATGTTGCGTTGCATCTCCGACCGTAGGGAAGCATCCAACACCGGCTTGCCGGATATGGTATAGTTCACGGTTTCAAAAGATTCTTTCGACATCATTTCTGTCAAGGTAGCAACGATTTTGTCTTTTTCACTGTCAGGAACGTTTCCTTCCAGTTTCGCCACCATGAGTACATGCTGATCATCCACGACGACTTGAGAGAATACGGAGCGCAATACCCCTTCATCGTACAACATTTCATCGATTTCACTTTGCAAGACGGGAATATCGGCAACCATCATCTGACTTTTTACATAAAAAGTATGCAGCGCCTCCGAGATCTCCTCCAGATTTGCACCGATCTCGATGAATCCATCTGCCATTTCCTTGATTTCGTCCGGATCGACCCCTTTGGACAGTTGGTCCTTCATGGAGCTGGTTTCCTGAACAAGATTTGTTTGGATGTTTTCAAGAGCACCTGCAGTTTGTTGGGCGCCCTCACTCAAGCTGCCAGTTTTTGTCCCCATGGTTTCGATGCCTTTGGCACTTTGGGCGATGTTCTGAGATATTGTTTGGAGCTTCATTTGCAGTTCCGGATTTTGTGCTACGGAAGTTCCAAGCATTTCCAGTTGTTTGGATGCTTCTCCCAAGCCACCTGCCGCCTGCAGCAAACCATCTTGGAGCTGCAAGGATCCACCGGACAATTGTTTCTGGCCATCGATCAGTTTGTCGAATGCAACAGTCACAGAAGATAGAGAATTCAATTTTTCCGCCATTTCCTCGGGATCCATCAATTCCTTGCTGTTCAATTCGTTGCCGACTTCCGTTAGTTTTTCGCCAACTTCCTGCAAACCGTCTCCGATCTCAAAAACGGCTTCCCGGATCTGATCACCCTGAAACGCGGTTATTTGATGGATCATGCTGGCTGGTGAAACGAAGGAATATATGTTTTCGTTGTAACTCAATTCTTTTTCCATGTTCCACATTTTTTGAATATTTTCGGAAGAAAACAGGGTTTCCAGATCGTCACCTTCGAAAAGGATCAGGATGGAGTCGGAACCGAATGATTCCTCCATTTCCTTGTTGTCGATATAAACAGGGTTGTCGCTTTGAACCAATGTTTCATTTCCCGTAGAAAGCCCGATGTTTCGCACACCGGTGATCAGGATCCCAAAAACCAAGAGGGAAATGAGCAGGACCTTGATGGGTCTTTTTTCGATCAATTTGCCGAGACTTGCAAAAATGTTATGCATGTCGCTCCTCCTTAGATATGTAGTCAAAAATCATTTCTGTTAGATCTTTCATGTACGCTTCCGCAATTTTTTGATCGATCACCGGAAGATACAAGAAAGACAATATGGAACCCATCACAAGCCGCAACACGAATTCGCGCTGGTCGGCAGGAATTCCTATTTTTTTAAAAATAACCATGAACTTTTGGGTCATGATCTGCATGAGACTTTCTTCTTTGAAATCCGAAATGAATGCCGCTTCCGACAAAACCAGTTTTACCAGGGAATGGTTCTGGGAGATGGTTTTGATCCGTTCTGTCAGTAGACGTTTCATGGTTGCCTTAGGGTCCGATGTTTTGTCAGCATCCATTGCAACCTCCATGGTATCCATGAAAACCGGTTCGATGCATTTCATAAAAATCTCCTGCTTGGACGAAAAGTGCCGGAACAAGGTGACTTCCGATATTTTTGCCTGTTTTGCAATGGCTGCAGTGGTGGTACCCTTGTAGCCCAGTTGGGTAAACAATTGCAAAGCGCTTTTTAAAATCTGTTCTTGTCTTTCTGATTTTTTCATTGGAACCTCCATAAAAGTAAGTACTTACTTACATTACACGATGAAACAAATATTGTCAATGGAGAAAGGAAAGAAATGCATCAAATGTTTCAAAAACGGGTATATTTTATCATGAGATCAACATAAAAGGGAGGAGGTCCGCACTGTGGATAATGTGCGTCGTGTGCTGGTCGCAGTTTTTGTACCATTGACTTTTATGATTTTGGGTTTCAACCAATTGTTTGCCTTGGAATCTCCGGCCTTGTACTTGAAAT encodes the following:
- a CDS encoding DUF7000 family protein, which translates into the protein MLQDSIYEYQKQLKMGVIQKAYKGIMTSLSGIRSHLEKAYPDFSVSALYFGYMDMSYFAFTPPALKDKNLKIAIVYLHEQGRFDIWLSGGNRKIQKEWVKRLKNKDLGEYALSRVEPGIDSIVEGILVSAPDFDDLTALARQIEDGALVFVEKMKTLTDE
- a CDS encoding TetR/AcrR family transcriptional regulator, whose product is MKKSERQEQILKSALQLFTQLGYKGTTTAAIAKQAKISEVTLFRHFSSKQEIFMKCIEPVFMDTMEVAMDADKTSDPKATMKRLLTERIKTISQNHSLVKLVLSEAAFISDFKEESLMQIMTQKFMVIFKKIGIPADQREFVLRLVMGSILSFLYLPVIDQKIAEAYMKDLTEMIFDYISKEERHA
- a CDS encoding hydrophobe/amphiphile efflux-3 (HAE3) family transporter, which gives rise to MHNIFASLGKLIEKRPIKVLLISLLVFGILITGVRNIGLSTGNETLVQSDNPVYIDNKEMEESFGSDSILILFEGDDLETLFSSENIQKMWNMEKELSYNENIYSFVSPASMIHQITAFQGDQIREAVFEIGDGLQEVGEKLTEVGNELNSKELMDPEEMAEKLNSLSSVTVAFDKLIDGQKQLSGGSLQLQDGLLQAAGGLGEASKQLEMLGTSVAQNPELQMKLQTISQNIAQSAKGIETMGTKTGSLSEGAQQTAGALENIQTNLVQETSSMKDQLSKGVDPDEIKEMADGFIEIGANLEEISEALHTFYVKSQMMVADIPVLQSEIDEMLYDEGVLRSVFSQVVVDDQHVLMVAKLEGNVPDSEKDKIVATLTEMMSKESFETVNYTISGKPVLDASLRSEMQRNMQMMVMAAVAIMLVILTLIFKVKWRILSLGIIMISVIATLGLMGWINVPITMVSMAVFPILIGLGIDYSIQFHNRYEEDKSVKTTITHIGKAVAVAVLATFLGFISLYASPVPMIQDFGKMLTIGVVVSFIGSIFILMSILKLRDDFADVTEMKPKKDVHAKTPLLDRLFAFSTRVVIKFSVIIFVLAIVVASIGFSFDSKIGVESNIENFMPQDMEALEDIRYIRDTVGSTEQVILYLKDDDILAEDSLAWMAGTGEKLQNEYPDVVVDVNSILTPVGNMTLEEDDDSRSLEEKILDLPKEQRKMFVNEDRNEAIMIVEIAYLPTEKLQTFIADLKNDISDAPVDVSITGKSVLDVEMVKGLTSGRVEMTLIGLGLVFVALLIIYRNLFKALIPLLPVVMIIGMSSGAMTILGLNYTPITATLGALILGMGTEMTVMVMERYLEERRKGEDKMEAMITSIRMIGKAVLASGLTTIGGFSVLMFSEFVILKDFGMMTVINISLALVSTFLVLPSILYLFDRFLLSKKEKKAILQEITLSE